The Cheilinus undulatus linkage group 21, ASM1832078v1, whole genome shotgun sequence region TGCTCAtgtctttttgcatgtttgttatATGTTGGAAGTTATGAGATGaataaaaagaagaggaagaagtgacatagaaaaacatttttattattgtagaataataataatacacttAATAAAATATGAACGCACTGGTCCAGCCAGGTGCTACAGAGTATAACTCCTTACATAATACGACATTGCAGCATACTGCTACAATTAGGTTTTCGAGAAGGCTCACAATTCATTGAATCTGACACCTCTCGGGTTTGTTGTgtttggtgctggatctcagcACGAGCCGCAGGTCGCTGGTGAAGCTCGGCCGGCGCGCCAGAGGGTCCGTGGCTGCGCAGGGCGCACCGAGTCCCCGCGTGCGGCTCCATCTCCTGCCCCGCTGGTCGAGGTACAGAGACTGGTAGGTGAGGAGGGGTATCATCTGATGCCTAGACGGACTTGTCTCGTCAGGCAGCCCGCCCAGAGTGGCGAGAGCCTTGAACATGTCGTCCAGTCCGGTTCCGTCTTTGGCTGATGTCTCAAAAAACGCCACATCCTCACCGAGGATTTCTGACACTTCGGACCGTGTGACGGCCCTCGATGCGTCCAAGTCCAGTTTGTTCCCGCAGATCACGACTGGGACTCTCGCGGGATGCTTTAGTTTCAGCAGCTTTGCCTTAGCAGCTTTGATTTCATTGAGAAGCTCGCAGACTTCACTGAAAGAGTCTTTGTCATCCAAACTGAACACCAGCAGAAAAGTGTCACCTGGAGAGAGCAGAAGCAGCAACTTTAGCACAAAATAAAACCCAGCATTTACATTGATAGAAAATGGAATTTTGATTAATCTAGCTTTCCTAAACTTGGTTCAAAGCGCTCACCTGTCAGTATGGATAATCTCCTCTTGGCAGGAAAGTTCCTCTCACTCGCAGCATCCAGCAGATCCACCTGATAAGCCTCCCCATTGATGTGGAACAGTTTCCTGTGAAAGTCCTCCACTGTAGGCTCATAATCCTCTTCAAACTCTTTACCCAAAAACCGCTGAAGGATGTTGGTTTTACCCACTCTTGGCGCACCAAGCACAACTATCCTGTGACAGTTCCTGGGCTTGGTCAGACCCAGCTCCAACAGATCCACGGACCTTTTGGGAAGTCGATCAGTCGAAACCTGCCGATTGCCAGAACTGGACGACCTGCTTGCTCGGTTTCCCTGATGCCTCCAGTGGCCCCTGACGGATTTGATGATGCCCATGCTTGTCTTCGATATGTTTGAGACTTTGGGGTGCTGGGTTGTTGGCGTAAGGGCTGCGCTCTGGAGAACTGTGTGCGTAATGTTTGATTGGTGGTCAAGCCCGGTTAGAGAGTTGAACATTTCGAGGATGCCATCAACGGGAAGGTAAAACTTCTCTGTTGTGTTCATCTCCCTGTTCTTTTCAAGCGTCTCCAGGCACCGAGGAATCTTACTTACCCAGCTGCTGCCCCATGTGTGCGCAGAAACAGAGCCGAGCATCCTCCTTTATACTCGCACGCCGAGCGCAGTCTCTGCGTCATCACCTCATAGAGAGAACACTATCCTTTTATAGAAGCATGAAGCATtctcaagacaaaaaaaaatctctagtTCTCCTTGAGACTCTTGTTATTTTCCTTTGAAGAAATGAGACTATtatggaaatatacagagagGAGATGCCCCTAGTTTACCTCTCTGTATCTTTAATAATTTGacttaaattatgtttttaaacttttatttctgacaTAAACCAATCTGGATTAGATTTTCAACATGATGTGATAATTCAATGAAGGATATTTTTAGCATCCTAGCAGGTGTTTCCTGTCACATTCtcgatagatggatggatggttggagtATCCGCATAATTGCCCAGATCCCTGTAGTCATGGACACTGGGGTTGTAGAGAATGAGCACTAATTAATTGAGTTCATTTTGTTCTGTTACAATACTGCCATGGTAACAGTTATTTTCATTTGCTTTTTGTTTGTACGACCAGCCGGTGTTTTCTTACAAGAAGACACTTAGAAATATCTGATTTCATAGTCTGACACAACTGTGCATTTGGGATTTTGTTATTCAATACTCATGCACAGCCCCCATTGTTTTCTGCTCTCATCACGATATGCTGATAGTGTAAAAGGCTGGAGCTCACTTTCTGCTGCAGGAATCACAAGATCTGATGCTGAATCCTCTGCAGCTTTCTCAGGTGTAGCTCA contains the following coding sequences:
- the rasd2 gene encoding GTP-binding protein Rhes, with translation MNTTEKFYLPVDGILEMFNSLTGLDHQSNITHTVLQSAALTPTTQHPKVSNISKTSMGIIKSVRGHWRHQGNRASRSSSSGNRQVSTDRLPKRSVDLLELGLTKPRNCHRIVVLGAPRVGKTNILQRFLGKEFEEDYEPTVEDFHRKLFHINGEAYQVDLLDAASERNFPAKRRLSILTGDTFLLVFSLDDKDSFSEVCELLNEIKAAKAKLLKLKHPARVPVVICGNKLDLDASRAVTRSEVSEILGEDVAFFETSAKDGTGLDDMFKALATLGGLPDETSPSRHQMIPLLTYQSLYLDQRGRRWSRTRGLGAPCAATDPLARRPSFTSDLRLVLRSSTKHNKPERCQIQ